The Corylus avellana chromosome ca8, CavTom2PMs-1.0 genome has a segment encoding these proteins:
- the LOC132190663 gene encoding MATH domain and coiled-coil domain-containing protein At3g58250-like, which yields MIIEPHRNYFTWKIDNYTALKDADYYSEQFTVEGRRWKLNLESKGGGTGADTFLSLYLMLDDLESLVPKRKVYAKYKLRIRDQINSKHLEKIVEYWFCDPDGCGYGFAKFLALKDLMNTSKGYLVDGGLFIECKIEVISVVKDFSN from the exons ATGATAATTGAACCTCACCGTAATTATTTCACTTGGAAGATTGACAACTATACGGCCTTGAAAGATGCGGATTATTACTCTGAGCAATTCACTGTTGAAGGGCGAAGATG GAAATTGAACCTCGAGTCGAAGGGAGGAGGAACTGGAGCCGACACATTCTTGTCTCTCTACCTTATGTTAGATGATTTAGAAAGTCTTGTTCCTAAAAGAAAAGTGTACGCAAAATACAAGCTGCGTATAAGGGACCAAATCAATAGCAAACATCTTGAAAAGATAG TTGAGTATTGGTTCTGTGATCCCGACGGCTGCGGTTATGGTTTTGCCAAATTTTTGGCACTGAAAGATCTCATGAACACATCAAAAGGCTACTTGGTGGATGGTGGTTTGTTCATTGAATGCAAAATTGAGGTCATATCCGTAGTTAAGGATTTCTCAAATTAA